In Acinetobacter pittii, one genomic interval encodes:
- a CDS encoding substrate-binding domain-containing protein, which yields MKKSPIFMTICLAGAGLSSTFANADTLEVISSGGFYSSMEKLIPIFEKQTGHTVHLSSGSSMGASPTAIPNRLDRGERFDMVVLAAPELNKLAEKGYVDPNSQSALVNSSIGMAVPKGAQKPDISSAAKFEKVLLNAKHIGYSASASGTHLEKDVFPSFPPVEYKVIAGKAEKVVGDRVAKRIAEGQFDIGFQQISEIKPFTGQYGQVDLVGPIPAPYQKVTVFAAGIGKNSEHAKVAKELIKFVKSPQATQIIEEQGLEQVKQ from the coding sequence ATGAAAAAGTCCCCTATCTTCATGACCATTTGCTTAGCTGGTGCAGGCTTAAGCTCAACTTTTGCTAACGCAGATACGCTCGAAGTGATTAGCTCAGGCGGTTTCTATTCATCTATGGAAAAACTCATTCCAATATTTGAAAAGCAAACTGGTCACACGGTTCATCTTTCGTCTGGTTCATCCATGGGCGCGTCGCCAACTGCAATTCCAAATCGACTCGACCGCGGTGAACGTTTTGACATGGTGGTACTGGCAGCTCCTGAACTGAACAAGCTTGCAGAAAAAGGTTATGTAGACCCAAATTCACAAAGCGCTTTAGTGAATTCAAGCATTGGCATGGCTGTGCCTAAAGGTGCGCAAAAACCGGATATTAGCTCTGCGGCAAAATTCGAAAAGGTTTTATTAAATGCCAAGCACATCGGCTATTCAGCAAGTGCCAGCGGTACGCATCTTGAAAAAGATGTTTTCCCAAGCTTCCCACCTGTCGAATACAAAGTGATTGCTGGTAAAGCAGAAAAAGTGGTTGGTGACCGCGTTGCAAAACGTATTGCTGAAGGTCAGTTTGATATTGGGTTCCAACAAATTAGTGAAATCAAACCTTTTACCGGCCAATATGGTCAAGTTGATTTAGTCGGTCCAATTCCTGCGCCTTACCAAAAAGTCACTGTATTTGCAGCGGGCATTGGTAAAAACTCGGAACATGCAAAAGTTGCAAAAGAACTCATCAAATTTGTGAAATCACCTCAAGCAACACAAATTATTGAAGAACAGGGTCTTGAGCAGGTTAAACAATAA
- the tcuB gene encoding tricarballylate utilization 4Fe-4S protein TcuB has translation MNASTKALIPVVQLSDHEQEVQRALQICNACRYCESFCAVFAAMTKRLEFNQADIHYLANLCHNCGACLHACQYAPPHEFGVNIPKAMAQVRLETYQEFATPQPLGRLYKSVGIPFVSALSAIFFLCMLAVVWYKGTDLFAGYQGNFYAIFPHNFLALLFGATFTVAIVLLGIGISKFWRQTSKVIHGKVEKPDLIQASQNVLTLKYLDGGHGKGCNEQDDRYTQIRRVFHHLTFYGFMLCFAATGVATLYHYFLDLHAPYPYLSLPVILGTLGGIGLVVGPSGLLYLNLKRHPLHGDREQKPVDRGFIFLLLIVSASGLALMAFRNTPYMALLLIFHLATVMTFFITMPFGKFAHGFYRSASLLKFAIEERISKKS, from the coding sequence ATGAATGCTAGTACTAAAGCCCTAATTCCAGTTGTTCAGCTCTCTGACCATGAGCAGGAAGTTCAAAGAGCCTTACAAATTTGTAATGCTTGTCGCTACTGTGAGTCATTTTGTGCTGTATTTGCGGCCATGACCAAACGTCTTGAGTTTAATCAAGCCGATATTCATTACCTCGCAAACCTCTGTCATAACTGTGGTGCGTGTTTACACGCTTGCCAATATGCCCCACCGCATGAGTTTGGGGTAAACATTCCTAAAGCGATGGCGCAAGTACGTTTAGAAACTTACCAAGAATTTGCTACACCTCAACCTTTAGGTCGACTTTATAAATCGGTTGGTATTCCTTTTGTCTCAGCATTATCAGCTATTTTCTTTTTATGCATGTTAGCTGTGGTGTGGTACAAAGGCACTGACCTGTTTGCAGGCTACCAAGGTAATTTCTATGCAATTTTCCCGCATAACTTTTTAGCTCTACTTTTTGGAGCGACCTTTACAGTTGCGATTGTTTTGCTCGGCATTGGAATTAGTAAATTTTGGAGACAGACGTCTAAAGTTATTCACGGCAAAGTTGAAAAACCCGACCTTATTCAAGCCTCTCAAAATGTTTTAACGCTTAAATATTTAGATGGTGGACATGGCAAAGGCTGTAATGAACAAGATGACCGTTACACACAAATCCGCCGTGTGTTCCATCACCTGACGTTTTATGGCTTTATGCTCTGCTTTGCAGCTACAGGTGTAGCGACGTTATATCATTATTTTCTTGACCTACATGCACCTTATCCTTACCTAAGCTTGCCTGTCATTTTAGGAACTTTGGGTGGAATCGGCTTAGTTGTCGGACCATCTGGCTTACTCTATTTAAATCTTAAACGTCATCCGTTGCATGGTGACCGTGAGCAAAAACCTGTAGATCGAGGCTTTATTTTCCTTCTACTTATCGTTAGCGCTTCAGGGCTAGCACTCATGGCATTTCGTAATACCCCTTACATGGCACTTTTACTGATTTTCCATTTAGCTACAGTCATGACATTCTTCATTACTATGCCATTTGGAAAGTTCGCACATGGTTTTTACCGCAGTGCTTCTTTGCTCAAATTTGCCATCGAAGAACGTATTTCTAAAAAATCATAA
- a CDS encoding HPP family protein: protein MFSIFYGKEKLASSPTKIDILRSLIGGTVSIFILLWLSKLTHNIFIMAPFGATCVLLYTVSQSPLAQPRNIIFGHLISAFVGLFFLKFVGVSIFTIALSVGCAIALMQVFKCIHPPAGANPLVILLTASSIHYEWSFLIFPVLVGAVSLVLVAMLINNIKASSKWPMYGLGILNSKK, encoded by the coding sequence ATGTTCTCGATCTTTTATGGCAAAGAAAAACTGGCTTCATCGCCTACTAAAATTGATATTTTACGAAGTCTTATTGGGGGGACGGTCAGTATTTTTATACTTTTGTGGTTGAGCAAGCTCACACACAATATATTTATCATGGCACCGTTTGGCGCGACCTGTGTATTGCTCTATACCGTGTCTCAGTCACCTTTGGCGCAGCCGAGAAATATTATATTTGGGCATCTTATTTCGGCTTTTGTAGGTTTATTTTTTCTAAAATTTGTTGGTGTTTCCATTTTTACAATTGCTTTATCAGTGGGCTGTGCTATTGCGCTCATGCAAGTGTTTAAATGCATTCATCCACCTGCTGGGGCTAATCCTCTGGTTATTTTACTCACCGCGAGTAGCATACATTACGAGTGGAGCTTTTTAATTTTCCCTGTTTTAGTAGGTGCTGTGTCTTTAGTTTTGGTGGCGATGCTCATTAATAATATTAAAGCGAGTAGCAAGTGGCCGATGTATGGTTTGGGAATTTTAAATAGTAAAAAGTAG
- a CDS encoding MFS transporter, with protein MNNDVQIISKELRTTFPSNLGTYEKIGPHTWKWALLFAYFAMVVDGIDIMLLSYSLTSLKAEFGLSTFQAGALGSASLAGMGIGGILGGWACDKFGRVRTIANSVTFFSVATCLLGFTQSFEQFMALRFIGALGIGALYMACNTLMAEYVPTTYRTTVLGTLQTGQTVGYIAATLLAGAIIPDHGWRVLFFLTVVPAFVNIFLQRFVPEPKSWQLTKIESLQGNKQSKEIAVAEKPKSGSIYKQIFNNFKHRKMFLLWMTTAFFLQFGYYGINNWMPSYLETEVHMNFKNLTSYMVGSYTAMILGKILAGYLADKFNRRAVFVFGTIASAVFLPIIIFFNTPDNILYLLITFGFLYGIPYGVNATYMAESFSTDVRGTAIGGAYNIGRVGAAIAPATIGFLASGGTFTMAFIVMGAAYFVAGVLPGLFIKDRQYDPQKQS; from the coding sequence ATGAACAATGACGTTCAAATAATATCGAAAGAGTTGAGAACTACATTTCCAAGTAACCTTGGAACATATGAAAAGATCGGCCCTCATACATGGAAATGGGCGTTGTTATTTGCCTATTTTGCGATGGTGGTCGATGGCATTGATATTATGCTGCTGTCTTATAGCTTGACCAGTTTAAAGGCAGAGTTTGGTTTAAGTACCTTTCAAGCAGGTGCCTTAGGTAGTGCTTCTTTGGCTGGGATGGGTATTGGCGGTATTTTGGGTGGTTGGGCATGTGACAAGTTTGGCCGTGTACGAACGATTGCTAACTCGGTAACCTTCTTTTCGGTAGCGACTTGCTTATTGGGTTTTACGCAAAGCTTCGAGCAATTTATGGCTTTACGTTTTATTGGTGCTTTAGGAATTGGAGCACTCTATATGGCATGTAATACCTTAATGGCTGAATATGTGCCAACCACTTACCGTACAACGGTCTTGGGTACGCTACAGACGGGTCAGACCGTAGGATATATTGCCGCGACGTTGTTAGCAGGGGCGATTATTCCAGATCATGGCTGGCGCGTTTTATTCTTCCTGACTGTAGTACCTGCTTTCGTTAATATTTTCCTGCAACGATTTGTGCCGGAGCCAAAATCTTGGCAGCTCACCAAAATTGAAAGCTTGCAAGGCAACAAACAGTCTAAAGAAATAGCTGTAGCTGAAAAGCCCAAGAGTGGCAGTATCTACAAACAAATTTTTAATAACTTTAAGCACCGTAAAATGTTTTTGTTGTGGATGACCACAGCATTCTTCTTGCAGTTCGGCTATTACGGCATTAACAACTGGATGCCAAGTTATTTAGAAACAGAAGTGCATATGAACTTTAAAAACTTAACCAGTTATATGGTGGGTTCATATACAGCAATGATTCTAGGCAAAATTTTAGCAGGTTATCTTGCTGACAAATTTAACCGCCGTGCTGTTTTTGTGTTTGGAACAATTGCCAGCGCCGTGTTTTTGCCAATCATTATTTTCTTCAATACCCCTGACAACATTTTGTATTTATTAATCACTTTTGGCTTCTTATATGGCATTCCATACGGTGTGAATGCGACTTATATGGCTGAAAGTTTTTCAACTGATGTGCGCGGAACAGCCATTGGCGGTGCTTATAACATTGGTCGTGTCGGGGCAGCGATTGCACCAGCTACCATTGGTTTCTTGGCGTCGGGTGGTACGTTTACCATGGCTTTTATTGTGATGGGCGCTGCGTATTTTGTAGCGGGTGTATTGCCGGGCTTATTTATTAAAGATCGTCAGTACGATCCGCAAAAACAATCATAA
- the gcdH gene encoding acyl-CoA dehydrogenase — translation MNHMVTTKKAKVQFNWQDPFLIEQQLTEDERMIRDAAHAYCQERLQPRVLEQFRHEKTDPSIFREMGELGLLGPTIPEQYGGAGLNYVSYGLVAREIEYVDSGYRSMASVQSSLVMVPINEFGTEEQKQKYLPKLATGEYIGCFGLTEPDHGSDPGSMITRAKKVDGGYRLTGAKMWITNSPIADVFVVWAKEVSAEGNVGDIRGFILEKGWEGLSAPAIYGKVGLRASITGEIVMDNVFVPEENAFPEIRGLKGPFTCLNSARYGIAWGAMGAAEFCWHTAHQYTMDRKQFGRPLAANQLIQKKLADMQTEIALGLQVALRFGRMKDEGIASVEGTSLIKRNNCGKALDIARMARDMMGGNGISDEFGVARHLVNLEVVNTYEGTHDVHALILGRAQTGIAAFSN, via the coding sequence ATGAATCACATGGTGACAACAAAAAAAGCAAAAGTTCAATTTAACTGGCAAGACCCATTTTTAATTGAGCAGCAGCTTACCGAAGATGAACGCATGATTCGTGATGCGGCTCATGCCTATTGCCAAGAACGACTGCAACCCCGTGTACTTGAACAATTCCGTCATGAAAAAACAGATCCGTCTATTTTTCGTGAAATGGGAGAGCTTGGTTTACTTGGTCCAACCATTCCTGAGCAATATGGCGGCGCGGGTTTAAACTATGTGAGTTATGGTTTGGTTGCGCGTGAAATTGAATATGTCGATTCGGGCTACCGCTCTATGGCGAGCGTGCAAAGCTCATTGGTGATGGTCCCAATTAATGAATTTGGTACCGAAGAGCAAAAGCAGAAGTACTTACCTAAACTAGCTACGGGTGAATACATTGGCTGTTTCGGTTTGACTGAACCTGACCATGGCTCAGACCCGGGCAGTATGATTACCCGCGCTAAAAAAGTTGACGGTGGTTACCGTTTAACTGGCGCAAAAATGTGGATTACCAATAGCCCAATTGCTGACGTATTTGTCGTCTGGGCAAAAGAAGTTTCTGCTGAAGGCAATGTTGGTGATATTCGCGGTTTCATTTTAGAAAAGGGTTGGGAAGGTCTATCTGCACCAGCAATTTATGGCAAGGTCGGTTTACGTGCCTCGATTACAGGTGAAATCGTGATGGATAACGTATTTGTACCTGAAGAGAACGCGTTCCCTGAAATTCGAGGTTTAAAAGGCCCATTTACCTGTCTAAATAGCGCCCGTTATGGCATTGCATGGGGCGCTATGGGTGCTGCTGAGTTCTGCTGGCATACCGCACATCAATACACCATGGACCGTAAACAATTTGGCCGTCCGTTGGCTGCAAATCAGTTAATTCAAAAGAAACTGGCAGATATGCAAACTGAAATTGCATTAGGCTTGCAAGTGGCGTTACGTTTTGGCCGTATGAAAGATGAAGGCATTGCATCAGTTGAAGGCACATCCCTAATTAAGCGTAATAACTGTGGGAAAGCGCTTGATATTGCTCGTATGGCACGTGACATGATGGGTGGAAACGGTATTAGTGACGAATTCGGCGTAGCACGCCATTTGGTTAACCTTGAAGTCGTAAATACCTATGAAGGCACACATGACGTTCATGCTTTAATTTTAGGCCGTGCACAAACAGGCATCGCGGCATTTAGTAACTAA
- the tcuA gene encoding FAD-dependent tricarballylate dehydrogenase TcuA, whose translation MHDVIVIGGGNAALCAALTAKESGASVLIIEAAPKEWRGGNSQHTRNLRCMHDAPQDVLVDAYPEEEYWQDLLKVTAGKTNEHLARLVIRSTATCRDWMRKHGVNFQPPLSGALHVARTNAFFMGGGKALINAYYRSAQELGIEILYNTKIKDLKLNQGHFEAAIAEDGRVFKAKSCVLAAGGFESNLEWLREAWGQNENGEWPADNFIIRGTRFNQGNLLKFMIDQGADIIGDPSQSHCVAVDARAPLYDGGICTRIDCVSLGIVVNNKAERFYDEGEDFWPKRYAIWGRLVAKQPQQIAYSIIDSKAIGRFMPPVFSGVKANSIQELAEKIGLDVKILCHTVEEFNQACVQGTFNHTVLDDCTTENIVPNKTHWAVPLDQPPFYAYALKPGITFTYLGLKVEDDAAVRFNNKPSHNLFVAGEMMAGNVLGQGYTAGVGMSIGTTFGRIAGKNAAHYALSQGVEHEC comes from the coding sequence ATGCATGATGTGATTGTAATTGGTGGTGGGAATGCCGCACTATGTGCCGCGCTCACAGCAAAAGAAAGTGGTGCTTCTGTACTGATAATAGAAGCAGCGCCCAAAGAGTGGCGTGGTGGTAACTCCCAACACACTCGTAACCTCCGTTGCATGCATGATGCTCCTCAAGATGTATTAGTCGATGCCTACCCCGAAGAAGAATATTGGCAAGACCTACTTAAAGTGACTGCGGGCAAAACCAATGAACATTTAGCTCGTCTGGTTATTCGTAGCACGGCGACCTGCCGTGACTGGATGCGTAAACATGGCGTGAATTTTCAGCCGCCACTATCGGGTGCTTTGCATGTTGCACGTACCAATGCCTTTTTTATGGGTGGCGGTAAAGCTCTTATTAATGCGTATTACCGTAGTGCCCAAGAACTTGGCATTGAGATTTTATACAACACAAAAATTAAAGATCTAAAGTTAAATCAAGGACATTTTGAAGCTGCAATTGCGGAAGATGGTCGTGTATTTAAAGCGAAAAGCTGTGTATTGGCCGCAGGCGGTTTTGAGTCAAATCTGGAATGGTTAAGAGAAGCATGGGGACAAAATGAGAACGGCGAATGGCCTGCCGATAACTTCATTATTCGTGGTACCCGCTTTAATCAAGGCAACTTGCTTAAATTTATGATAGATCAAGGCGCCGATATTATTGGTGACCCATCACAATCACATTGTGTCGCCGTAGATGCACGCGCACCATTATATGACGGCGGTATTTGTACACGAATTGACTGCGTTTCATTAGGTATTGTGGTCAATAATAAAGCCGAACGTTTTTATGACGAAGGTGAAGACTTCTGGCCAAAGCGTTATGCCATTTGGGGCCGTCTTGTTGCCAAACAGCCACAGCAAATTGCTTATTCGATTATTGATTCAAAAGCGATTGGTCGCTTTATGCCACCTGTATTTTCTGGCGTAAAAGCAAATAGCATTCAAGAGTTAGCCGAAAAAATCGGGCTAGATGTCAAAATCTTATGCCACACCGTAGAAGAATTTAATCAAGCCTGTGTGCAAGGCACCTTTAACCATACCGTTTTAGATGACTGCACCACCGAAAATATTGTTCCCAACAAAACTCATTGGGCCGTTCCTCTCGATCAACCACCTTTCTATGCCTATGCCCTTAAACCCGGCATTACCTTTACCTATTTAGGTTTAAAAGTCGAAGACGATGCTGCTGTGCGTTTTAACAACAAGCCAAGCCACAACCTATTTGTCGCAGGTGAAATGATGGCAGGTAACGTACTTGGTCAGGGTTATACCGCAGGTGTCGGTATGTCGATCGGAACGACGTTTGGACGCATTGCCGGAAAAAATGCAGCCCACTATGCACTTTCACAAGGAGTTGAACATGAATGCTAG
- a CDS encoding LysR family transcriptional regulator encodes MELKQLKYFIAVIESGSLGKAAKNLDIGTSALSQQISKLESELSIRLLQRTALGTVPTPAGLAFFQQVQLALRHLDHAVDSAHSSRLSGHVTVGFSPSVAAVIGTHFLKLMRNRYPDIKVRLIEGLSGDLKALVNARQLDVAIIFSDDVDPQWAIQPLVKEQMFLISPKEVLSQYHLESCIDSQTISHSQFKELPLILPSQRHGLRLLLEQKIHQLKVAYEIDGLHLLMESISQLEMATIQPAGASLNSRQDLCLLRVVEPAIDRINYLISLSEEELSPATLATKVVIRACVANLINEKRWPGAELINT; translated from the coding sequence GTGGAACTCAAACAATTAAAGTATTTTATTGCGGTGATCGAGTCAGGAAGCTTGGGTAAAGCTGCAAAAAATCTCGATATTGGAACTTCTGCATTAAGTCAGCAAATCTCAAAATTAGAAAGTGAGCTTTCTATTCGCCTTTTACAACGCACTGCTCTGGGTACGGTTCCTACCCCTGCAGGTTTAGCTTTTTTTCAACAGGTTCAATTAGCGCTTAGGCACTTAGACCATGCCGTAGACTCTGCACACTCTTCACGTTTAAGTGGACATGTTACCGTCGGTTTTTCACCCAGTGTGGCGGCTGTTATAGGCACGCACTTTTTAAAACTCATGAGAAATCGTTACCCCGACATTAAAGTCCGTTTAATCGAAGGCTTATCGGGTGACTTAAAAGCTTTAGTTAATGCAAGACAGCTCGATGTCGCGATCATCTTTAGTGACGATGTCGACCCACAATGGGCTATACAACCTTTAGTCAAAGAACAGATGTTTTTAATCTCGCCTAAAGAAGTGCTGAGTCAGTACCATCTTGAAAGCTGTATAGACAGTCAAACTATTAGCCATTCACAGTTTAAAGAACTTCCCCTGATTTTACCGAGCCAACGACATGGACTGCGTTTATTGCTTGAACAGAAAATTCATCAACTTAAAGTGGCCTATGAAATTGATGGGCTGCATTTGTTAATGGAAAGTATAAGCCAACTCGAAATGGCAACCATTCAACCTGCGGGTGCATCGTTAAACTCGCGGCAAGACTTATGTTTGCTACGCGTTGTAGAACCTGCCATTGACCGCATTAATTATTTAATTAGTCTCTCTGAAGAAGAGCTCTCACCTGCCACCTTAGCCACGAAAGTGGTGATTCGTGCCTGTGTAGCAAACTTGATTAATGAAAAGCGCTGGCCCGGTGCGGAACTCATAAACACTTAA
- the citA gene encoding MFS transporter: MDVVNNRRATFKKILNVTSGNFLEQYDFFLFGFYATYIAAKFFHSENEYVSLMMTFTVFAAGFLMRPLGAIFLGAYVDRVGRRKGLIVTLSLMAIGTIFITFVPGYETIGIIAPILVVIGRLLQGFSAGVESGGVSIYLAEIATDKNRGFITSWQSGSQQIAVVFAALLGYWLNTILTHAQVGEWGWRIPFLIGCLIIPLIFLFRRTLEETEDFKAQKTHPSSKEIFSTLVSNWRIVLAGMMMSAMTTTTFYFITVYTTVYAKRTLEMSVTDSLLATVFVGLSNFFWLPMGGLLSDKIGRRPVLVGITTLALFTSYPVLSWLVSDISFTNLLITLAYFSFFFGMYNGTMVATLAEVMPKRVRTVGFSLAFSLAAAIFGGMTPMACTFLVENTGNPSTPAFWLMLAAVCSLISSLYLCRGSKQNKPDAITEPAKVSA, encoded by the coding sequence ATGGATGTCGTGAATAACCGTAGGGCTACTTTTAAAAAAATATTAAATGTAACGAGTGGCAACTTTTTAGAACAGTACGATTTTTTTCTTTTTGGTTTCTATGCCACTTATATTGCAGCAAAATTTTTCCACTCCGAAAATGAATATGTCTCGTTAATGATGACATTTACCGTATTTGCTGCGGGCTTTCTTATGCGTCCTCTTGGCGCTATTTTTTTAGGTGCTTATGTAGATCGAGTGGGTCGACGTAAAGGCCTTATTGTAACTTTAAGCCTTATGGCAATCGGAACCATCTTTATTACCTTTGTACCGGGTTACGAGACCATTGGTATTATCGCACCAATTTTGGTGGTGATTGGACGTCTACTACAAGGCTTCTCGGCAGGTGTTGAATCTGGCGGTGTATCGATTTATCTCGCTGAAATTGCAACAGATAAAAACCGTGGATTTATTACCAGCTGGCAGTCTGGCAGCCAACAAATTGCTGTTGTATTTGCAGCATTGCTTGGCTACTGGCTCAACACCATTTTAACTCATGCTCAAGTAGGTGAATGGGGCTGGCGTATTCCGTTCTTAATTGGTTGTTTGATTATTCCTTTAATCTTCTTGTTCCGCCGTACTTTAGAAGAAACTGAAGACTTTAAGGCACAAAAGACTCATCCATCTTCAAAAGAAATTTTCAGCACACTAGTGAGTAACTGGCGCATCGTACTTGCGGGCATGATGATGAGTGCCATGACCACAACCACGTTCTATTTCATTACGGTTTACACCACAGTGTATGCAAAACGTACTTTAGAAATGTCAGTAACAGATAGCCTTTTAGCAACTGTGTTTGTTGGCTTGTCTAATTTCTTCTGGTTACCAATGGGGGGCTTACTTTCAGACAAAATTGGTCGTCGTCCTGTTTTAGTCGGTATTACCACACTTGCTCTCTTTACAAGTTATCCAGTTTTAAGCTGGTTAGTCAGCGATATCAGTTTTACAAATCTTCTAATTACGCTTGCTTACTTCTCATTCTTCTTTGGTATGTACAACGGCACCATGGTCGCAACACTTGCCGAAGTAATGCCAAAACGTGTGCGTACCGTCGGCTTCTCTTTAGCGTTCAGTCTGGCAGCCGCTATTTTTGGTGGTATGACCCCAATGGCTTGTACCTTCCTTGTCGAAAATACTGGCAACCCAAGTACACCCGCTTTCTGGTTAATGCTTGCTGCGGTATGTAGCCTCATCTCAAGTTTATATCTATGTCGCGGTTCTAAACAGAACAAACCTGATGCAATTACTGAACCTGCAAAAGTCAGCGCTTAA
- a CDS encoding CaiB/BaiF CoA transferase family protein produces the protein MGALQGIRVLDLSRVLAGPWCGQILADLGAEVIKIERPRVGDDTRMWGPPWMPDQDGNMTRESGYFQCTNRNKYSVAVDITTPEGQALIYEIAKTADVVIENYKTGSLAKYGLDYASLSELNPNIVYCSITGFGQDGPRAEEPGYDFIIQGMSGLMSITGEPDDVAGGGAQKVGVAVVDIQTGLYSTIAIQAALIARSHTGRGQYIDMSLLDVQVAALANQGMNYLALGKAPQRMGNQHPSIVPYQTFKAKDKEFIIACGNDKQFKDLCIAIGYPELLENEKFVRNQDRVKYRNELIPLLSEHFLRKTAKEWVDMIHALKVPVGVINSVEDALAEPQIVHRNLVVNIPHRLNENFQTIGSPIKLSDTPVEYHHAPPELGEHTTQILSRFKTADELAALKEKGIIDGKIA, from the coding sequence ATGGGTGCATTACAAGGAATTCGGGTTTTAGATTTAAGTCGTGTACTTGCGGGACCATGGTGCGGGCAAATCTTGGCAGACCTTGGCGCGGAAGTGATTAAAATTGAACGTCCTCGAGTAGGTGATGACACCCGTATGTGGGGACCACCATGGATGCCCGACCAAGACGGAAACATGACCCGTGAATCTGGTTATTTCCAGTGTACTAACCGCAATAAATATTCGGTTGCAGTGGACATTACCACACCTGAAGGTCAGGCTTTAATTTATGAAATTGCCAAAACTGCCGATGTCGTTATTGAAAATTACAAAACAGGGTCTTTGGCTAAATATGGCTTGGACTATGCGTCATTAAGCGAGCTCAACCCAAATATTGTGTATTGCTCCATTACTGGGTTTGGACAGGACGGACCTCGTGCAGAAGAACCTGGCTATGATTTTATTATTCAGGGTATGTCTGGCTTAATGAGCATTACTGGTGAGCCTGATGATGTGGCAGGTGGTGGTGCGCAAAAGGTTGGCGTGGCTGTTGTAGATATTCAAACTGGATTGTATTCAACTATTGCCATTCAGGCAGCTTTGATTGCACGCTCGCACACGGGACGTGGTCAATATATTGATATGTCACTCCTTGATGTGCAGGTCGCGGCACTGGCAAATCAGGGAATGAACTATTTAGCTTTGGGTAAAGCACCACAGCGCATGGGTAATCAACATCCGAGTATCGTGCCGTATCAGACTTTTAAGGCTAAAGATAAAGAATTTATTATTGCTTGTGGTAACGATAAACAGTTTAAAGATTTATGTATTGCGATTGGCTATCCAGAACTGCTCGAAAATGAAAAGTTTGTGCGCAACCAAGACCGCGTAAAATATCGAAATGAACTGATTCCTTTATTGTCGGAACACTTTTTGCGAAAAACTGCCAAAGAATGGGTCGACATGATTCATGCCTTAAAAGTACCTGTAGGTGTTATCAACTCTGTTGAAGATGCTTTGGCTGAACCACAAATCGTACATCGCAATTTGGTGGTGAATATTCCTCATCGTTTAAATGAAAACTTCCAAACGATTGGTTCACCAATCAAACTGTCTGATACTCCGGTCGAATATCATCATGCACCGCCAGAGCTTGGTGAACATACTACTCAAATCTTATCGAGATTTAAAACAGCAGATGAACTGGCCGCCTTAAAGGAAAAGGGCATTATTGATGGAAAAATTGCTTAA
- a CDS encoding TetR/AcrR family transcriptional regulator codes for MSKSALKILDTAEKLFNENSFVGVGVDLIRDESGCSKTTMYTYYKNKNQLVKSVLVARDERFKQSLLGYVGDATGLEAINKILDWHTHWFRQDFFKGCLFVRAVAESNQDDQDIISISKAHKQWIKELIAANCNMPNGEALSELIYTVIEGLISRFLVDGFDETLAINMKNSINQLFNINQNL; via the coding sequence ATGTCTAAATCTGCCTTAAAAATATTAGATACAGCCGAGAAGTTATTTAATGAAAATAGTTTTGTCGGAGTTGGCGTCGACCTGATTCGCGATGAATCCGGCTGCTCTAAAACCACGATGTACACCTACTATAAAAATAAAAATCAACTGGTTAAGTCTGTGCTCGTTGCTCGTGATGAACGGTTTAAGCAAAGCCTTTTGGGCTATGTGGGAGATGCAACGGGGTTAGAAGCCATCAATAAGATTCTGGATTGGCACACCCATTGGTTTAGACAAGATTTCTTTAAGGGCTGTTTATTTGTAAGAGCTGTTGCTGAATCTAACCAAGATGATCAAGACATCATTTCGATTTCAAAAGCCCATAAACAATGGATTAAAGAACTCATCGCCGCAAACTGTAATATGCCAAATGGTGAAGCTTTATCTGAGTTGATCTATACAGTGATTGAAGGGCTCATTAGCCGCTTTTTAGTCGATGGTTTCGATGAAACACTTGCCATAAATATGAAAAATTCGATTAACCAATTATTTAATATTAACCAAAATTTATAA